The proteins below are encoded in one region of Dehalococcoidia bacterium:
- a CDS encoding AAA family ATPase → MVLDQEVSARLPEHVRALLVPSTYQHPVQDIKLIQTHISWVVLAGDHAYKLKKPVNLGFLDFTSLEARKRYCTEEVRLNSRTCATLYYGVVSISHDGQRFRVGGPGEVLDYAVHMRRLPPARVLANLLDAGAVTHAMLGRLVWKIARFHASAARGKRVREAGGYATMVANWASNLAEIAPFIGRTLTSSQFDAIHSYADAFLAEERDLLLSREREGRVRDGHGDLRADAIAFDGGSPDGVCIFDCLEFDERLRCADTGLDIAFLAMDLHRRGYPEFEDVVLSLYSAAAADKTLALVSGLFRAYRAVIRGKVAGILMDQEGVGLEQRRAAEAESRHHFELAASYRRANSPPRLLLVMGLSGSGKSLLAGALAHRIGAVLLSTDILRKEIAGEPPGRGRPVAVDSERYSPENRARVYDQMTRQAEEFLSEGRAVVLDGTYLEAAQRAPILALARRAGVPLLVVECHAPDDVIKARQEGRESEPWTPSEATWEVYLAQKARYEPPDDVPPAWRLSIDTSTGLLREIEAVLERLR, encoded by the coding sequence GTGGTCCTTGACCAGGAGGTCAGCGCTCGCCTACCCGAGCACGTGCGCGCCCTGCTCGTGCCGTCGACGTATCAGCATCCCGTCCAGGACATCAAGCTGATCCAGACGCACATCTCCTGGGTGGTCCTGGCAGGCGACCACGCCTACAAGCTCAAGAAGCCGGTGAACCTGGGCTTTCTCGACTTCACGTCCCTGGAAGCGCGCAAGCGCTACTGCACGGAAGAAGTGCGGCTCAACAGCCGCACCTGCGCGACGCTTTACTACGGGGTGGTCAGCATCAGCCATGATGGCCAGCGCTTTCGGGTCGGCGGCCCCGGCGAGGTGCTGGACTACGCGGTGCATATGCGCCGTCTGCCGCCGGCGCGCGTTCTGGCGAACCTCCTGGACGCCGGGGCGGTGACTCACGCGATGCTCGGCCGGCTGGTGTGGAAGATAGCGCGCTTTCACGCCAGCGCTGCGCGGGGCAAGAGAGTGCGTGAAGCCGGCGGCTACGCCACCATGGTCGCGAACTGGGCCTCCAACCTGGCGGAGATCGCCCCCTTCATCGGCCGGACTCTCACTTCATCCCAGTTCGATGCCATCCACTCTTACGCGGACGCTTTCCTCGCGGAGGAGCGCGACCTGCTGCTGTCGCGGGAGCGCGAGGGCCGCGTGCGTGATGGCCACGGAGACCTGCGCGCGGACGCCATCGCCTTCGATGGCGGCTCGCCCGACGGCGTCTGCATCTTCGACTGCCTCGAGTTCGACGAGCGCCTGCGCTGCGCCGATACCGGACTCGACATCGCCTTCCTGGCCATGGACCTTCACCGCCGAGGCTATCCGGAGTTCGAGGACGTCGTCCTGAGCCTCTACTCGGCAGCGGCCGCGGACAAGACGCTGGCGCTGGTCAGCGGCCTCTTCCGCGCTTACCGGGCGGTTATCAGGGGCAAAGTGGCCGGCATCCTTATGGACCAGGAGGGCGTGGGCCTGGAGCAGCGGCGCGCCGCCGAAGCCGAGTCACGGCACCACTTCGAGCTAGCCGCAAGCTACCGTCGGGCCAACTCACCGCCGCGGCTGCTGCTGGTGATGGGACTTTCCGGCAGCGGCAAGAGCCTGCTCGCTGGCGCACTGGCGCACCGCATCGGCGCCGTACTCCTCTCGACCGACATCCTCCGCAAGGAGATCGCCGGCGAGCCGCCAGGCCGGGGCCGGCCCGTCGCCGTCGACAGCGAGCGATACTCCCCCGAGAACCGGGCGCGGGTATACGACCAGATGACGAGGCAGGCCGAGGAGTTCCTGTCCGAGGGCCGGGCGGTGGTCCTGGATGGGACTTACCTGGAGGCCGCCCAGCGCGCCCCTATCCTGGCGCTTGCCCGTCGCGCGGGCGTGCCGCTGCTCGTCGTCGAGTGCCACGCGCCGGACGACGTGATCAAGGCTCGCCAGGAGGGTCGCGAGTCGGAGCCCTGGACACCCTCGGAGGCGACCTGGGAGGTCTACCTCGCCCAGAAGGCCCGCTACGAGCCGCCGGACGACGTCCCTCCGGCGTGGCGCCTTTCCATCGATACGTCCACGGGACTGCTCCGTGAGATCGAGGCGGTCCTGGAGCGGTTGCGCTAG